In Isoptericola variabilis 225, the genomic window AGGGCCCGGGCTCCGGTCGTGAGACCGCGATCCGCTCCCTCCAGGCGACCGGCCTCGAGGTCGGCTCGATCCAGGACGTCACGCCCCAGGCGCACAACGGCTGCCGTCCCCCGAAGCGCCGCCGCGTCTGACCCTCGACCGGCCGGGCCGTCACCGACGGCTCGGCTGGCCATGCCTGCCCGGGACGGGTGGACCGAGTCCCGCCCGGGACGCGAGTGATCGCGGATCCGTGATGCGTCATATGGCGGACGCACACTGAAAGGACAACCACAGTGCTGATCGCACAGCGCCCCACCCTGACCGAAGAGGTCATCTCGGAGCACCGTTCGCGCTTCTCCATCGAGCCGCTCGAGCCGGGCTTCGGCTACACGCTCGGCAACTCGCTGCGCCGGACGCTGCTGTCGTCGATCCCCGGCGCGGCCGTCACCTCCATCCGCATCGACGGAGTGCTCCACGAGTTCTCCACCGTGCCGGGTGTCAAGGAGGACGTCACCGAGATCATCCTCAACATCAAGAACATCGTCGTCTCGTCCGAGAACGACGAGCCGGTCGTGATGTACCTGCGCAAGCAGGGTGCGGGCGTCGTCACCGCGGCGGACATCGTGCCGCCCGCCGGCGTCGAGGTGCACAACCCCGACCTGCACATCGCCACGCTCAACGACAAGGGCAAGCTCGAGATCGAGCTGACCGTCGAGCGCGGCCGTGGCTACGTCTCCGCCGCGCAGAACAAGTCCGCCGAGGCCGAGATCGGCCGCATCCCGGTGGACTCGATCTACTCGCCGGTCCTCAAGGTCACGTACAAGGTCGAGGCCACCCGTGTCGAGCAGCGCACGGACTTCGACAAGCTGATCGTCGACGTCGAGACGAAGGCGGCCATCTCGCCGCGCGACGCTCTCGCCTCCGCCGGCAAGACGCTCGTCGAGCTCTTCGGCCTCGCCCGCGAGCTG contains:
- a CDS encoding DNA-directed RNA polymerase subunit alpha, which encodes MLIAQRPTLTEEVISEHRSRFSIEPLEPGFGYTLGNSLRRTLLSSIPGAAVTSIRIDGVLHEFSTVPGVKEDVTEIILNIKNIVVSSENDEPVVMYLRKQGAGVVTAADIVPPAGVEVHNPDLHIATLNDKGKLEIELTVERGRGYVSAAQNKSAEAEIGRIPVDSIYSPVLKVTYKVEATRVEQRTDFDKLIVDVETKAAISPRDALASAGKTLVELFGLARELNVEAEGIEIGPSPTDSALAADLALPIEELNLTIRSYNCLKREGIHQVGELVARSEADLLDIRNFGAKSINEVKEKLAELGLSLKDSPLDFDPSGAAYYGGGDDEAAYTDEQQY